A stretch of the Amycolatopsis sp. BJA-103 genome encodes the following:
- a CDS encoding dihydrolipoyl dehydrogenase family protein has protein sequence MIVIGGGPVGEVAAERAARGGLQVALVEHERFGGECSYWACIPSKALLRPGNLLAAAKRVPGVPVGDAVDPAKVFARRDWFTGKGDDTGQVEWAEGAGIAPIRGHGRITGEREVTIDGGDVLTARHAVIVATGSVPRTPSIPGLDTISPWGSREATSAEEVPRRLGVLGGGVVGVEMAQAFATLGAEVHLIISGARPLPRLPDFAGDAVIAGLREAGVTVHTGSGLDSVSAVDGGKELALKGGERLLVDELLVATGRGPATGGLGVETLGLEAGAPLTTDDNGRVSAVDGDWLFAVGDVTARAPLTHQGKYAARATGDAVAAQAAGKPVDSAAWSAHSATADHHAIPQVVFTDPEVASVGLAGPEEGKPHRVVDIDIAVAGSSLHADGYAGKARIVVDTERGVLVGATFVGQDVSELLHSATIAIVGEVPLSRLWHAVPSFPTISEVWLRLLEAYGL, from the coding sequence GTGATCGTGATCGGAGGCGGCCCGGTCGGCGAGGTCGCCGCCGAACGAGCCGCGCGTGGCGGTCTTCAGGTCGCCCTCGTCGAACACGAGCGCTTCGGCGGCGAATGTTCTTACTGGGCCTGCATTCCGAGCAAGGCGTTGCTGCGGCCGGGGAACCTCCTCGCCGCCGCCAAACGCGTCCCCGGCGTCCCGGTGGGCGACGCGGTCGACCCGGCCAAGGTGTTCGCGCGCCGGGACTGGTTCACCGGCAAGGGAGACGACACCGGACAGGTCGAGTGGGCCGAAGGGGCCGGGATCGCCCCGATCCGCGGGCACGGCCGGATCACCGGTGAGCGGGAGGTCACGATCGACGGTGGTGACGTGCTGACCGCGCGGCACGCCGTGATCGTCGCCACCGGCAGCGTCCCGCGCACGCCGTCGATCCCCGGACTGGACACCATTTCCCCGTGGGGTTCGCGAGAGGCGACTTCGGCGGAAGAGGTCCCGCGTCGGCTCGGCGTCCTCGGCGGCGGAGTCGTCGGCGTCGAAATGGCGCAGGCCTTCGCCACCCTCGGCGCCGAAGTCCACCTGATCATTTCGGGGGCGCGGCCACTGCCGCGGCTTCCGGACTTCGCGGGTGACGCCGTCATCGCGGGGCTCCGCGAAGCCGGTGTCACCGTGCACACCGGCTCGGGTCTCGACTCCGTGTCCGCTGTGGACGGTGGTAAGGAATTGGCGCTGAAAGGAGGCGAGCGGTTGCTCGTCGACGAACTGCTCGTCGCCACCGGCCGCGGCCCGGCGACCGGCGGGCTCGGCGTCGAGACGCTCGGGCTCGAAGCGGGCGCGCCGCTCACGACGGACGACAACGGCCGTGTGTCCGCTGTGGACGGTGACTGGCTGTTTGCCGTCGGGGACGTCACCGCCCGGGCGCCGCTGACCCACCAGGGCAAGTACGCCGCCCGGGCCACCGGGGACGCGGTGGCCGCGCAGGCCGCGGGCAAGCCCGTCGACTCGGCCGCGTGGAGCGCGCACAGCGCCACGGCCGATCACCACGCCATCCCGCAGGTCGTCTTCACCGACCCCGAGGTCGCTTCGGTCGGGCTCGCCGGGCCCGAGGAGGGCAAGCCGCACCGCGTCGTCGACATCGACATCGCGGTCGCCGGTTCGTCGCTGCACGCGGACGGTTACGCGGGCAAGGCGCGGATCGTCGTCGACACCGAACGCGGGGTCCTGGTCGGCGCGACCTTCGTCGGGCAGGACGTGTCCGAGCTACTGCATTCGGCGACGATCGCGATCGTGGGCGAGGTCCCGCTGTCGCGGCTGTGGCACGCGGTCCCGTCGTTCCCCACGATCAGCGAGGTGTGGCTGCGCCTTCTGGAGGCGTACGGGCTCTAG
- a CDS encoding Lsr2 dimerization domain-containing protein, translated as MARNTAVHLLDDLTGEAAEETVAFGLDGIAYDIDLSADNATALREILSAYVESGRRIGGRKLRPRVVQRPKGARVAKSTPKTAATAAKAEAKTAAKPGRKPAAKGVAGRKPAAAKAAPAKAAAPKAEAKAPAKTTAKATAAKAKSARGTAAKTTAAKAPAGRAKAAAAAKTPAKAAPKTTAKTVTAKAAPKAAAAKTTAAKAAPKAAAKAPVKKAAEPKKTSRATRKVPAVTFSATEK; from the coding sequence ATGGCCAGGAACACTGCTGTGCATTTGCTGGATGATCTGACCGGCGAGGCGGCCGAAGAAACGGTCGCTTTCGGCCTGGACGGAATCGCTTACGACATCGACCTTTCGGCCGACAACGCCACGGCACTCCGGGAAATCCTGAGTGCTTATGTGGAAAGCGGCCGCCGGATCGGTGGACGGAAACTGCGGCCGCGGGTCGTGCAGCGACCCAAGGGCGCGCGGGTGGCGAAGTCGACCCCGAAGACCGCGGCGACCGCCGCGAAGGCCGAGGCGAAGACCGCCGCGAAGCCGGGTCGCAAACCCGCCGCGAAGGGTGTCGCCGGCCGCAAGCCCGCCGCCGCCAAGGCCGCCCCCGCGAAGGCCGCCGCCCCCAAGGCGGAAGCCAAGGCCCCCGCCAAGACCACGGCGAAAGCCACCGCGGCCAAGGCGAAGTCGGCCCGCGGCACCGCGGCGAAGACCACCGCCGCCAAGGCTCCGGCCGGCCGCGCGAAGGCCGCCGCCGCGGCGAAGACCCCGGCCAAGGCCGCCCCGAAGACCACCGCCAAGACGGTGACTGCGAAGGCCGCTCCGAAGGCCGCGGCCGCGAAGACGACCGCCGCCAAGGCAGCGCCGAAGGCAGCCGCCAAGGCGCCGGTGAAGAAGGCCGCCGAGCCGAAGAAGACCAGCCGGGCCACCCGCAAGGTGCCCGCCGTCACTTTCTCGGCCACGGAAAAGTAA
- a CDS encoding lipoate--protein ligase family protein, with product MTGPSEVVASFDDPADNLAFDEALLRAAPEAPVLWIWRNTDSVVVGRGQKIEREVKADVCASDGVPVLRRASGGGTVFHDPGNLNITLVLPGLGLSANAVKPLEALGELMTATVARLGLPSRLGDRGLFVGDSKLCGFAVFRTRTGLLAHSTLLVSTAAERVGRYLTSAPADPRPLDSHRSPVASLAEHGLRKGVADVTAAVRAAAAAQLGELTTRKPSAAEREWHRSLRHTRYHYPEWHSEGSQRAS from the coding sequence GTGACCGGTCCCTCGGAAGTCGTCGCTTCGTTCGACGACCCGGCCGACAACCTCGCGTTCGACGAAGCCCTCCTGCGTGCCGCACCGGAGGCGCCGGTCCTGTGGATCTGGCGCAACACCGACAGTGTGGTCGTGGGGCGGGGGCAGAAGATCGAACGCGAGGTCAAGGCCGACGTCTGCGCGAGCGACGGCGTCCCGGTGCTGCGCCGGGCCAGCGGCGGCGGCACGGTGTTCCACGATCCCGGCAATCTCAACATCACCCTCGTCCTGCCGGGGCTCGGTCTCTCGGCGAACGCCGTCAAACCGCTCGAAGCGCTCGGGGAACTGATGACCGCGACGGTGGCCCGGCTCGGGCTGCCGTCGCGGCTCGGTGATCGCGGCCTGTTCGTCGGTGACTCGAAGTTGTGCGGTTTCGCCGTGTTCCGGACGAGAACGGGCTTGCTCGCGCATTCCACCCTGCTCGTTTCGACCGCGGCCGAACGGGTCGGCCGGTACCTCACTTCGGCACCCGCGGATCCCCGTCCGCTCGACTCCCACCGGAGCCCGGTGGCGTCGCTCGCCGAGCATGGCCTGCGCAAAGGTGTTGCCGACGTCACGGCCGCGGTCCGCGCGGCGGCGGCCGCGCAACTGGGTGAACTCACCACCCGGAAGCCCTCGGCGGCGGAGCGGGAGTGGCACCGCTCGCTCCGGCACACGCGGTACCACTACCCGGAATGGCATTCCGAGGGTTCTCAACGGGCTTCTTGA
- a CDS encoding NAD(P)(+) transhydrogenase (Re/Si-specific) subunit beta: MTTFIAVLYIISFALFIYGLMGLTGPRTAVRGNWIAAVGMGIAVIATLLTPGMSNWLLIALGVAIGVVVGVPSARKVKMTAMPQMVALFNGVGGGAVALIAWVEFRTTEGYAHEPAYVAIASLFAAIVGSVSFWGSNIAFGKLQELISGRPITLGKLQQPVNALVLIAAIVFAVVIATGGDAELLMIGLLVAAGVLGVVVVLPIGGADMPVVISLLNALTGLSAAAMGLALDNTALIVAGMIVGASGSILTNLMAKAMNRSIPAIVAGGFGGGTAVASSGSGEVRPVRSTSASDTAIQMAYANKVVVVPGYGMAVAQAQHVVREMAKLLEAKGITVEYAIHPVAGRMPGHMNVLLAEADVPYEQLKEMDEINSEFAQTDVALVIGANDVTNPAAETDPGSPIYGMPILKVNHSRSVIVLKRSMSSGFAGIDNELFYDAKTSMLFGDAKSSVGEIVEELKAL; this comes from the coding sequence GTGACGACCTTCATCGCCGTCCTCTACATCATTTCCTTCGCACTGTTCATCTACGGCCTGATGGGCCTGACCGGTCCGCGCACCGCGGTGCGCGGCAACTGGATCGCCGCGGTCGGCATGGGCATCGCGGTGATCGCGACGCTTTTGACGCCCGGTATGAGCAACTGGCTCTTGATCGCCCTCGGCGTCGCGATCGGTGTCGTCGTCGGCGTGCCGTCCGCGCGCAAGGTCAAGATGACCGCGATGCCGCAGATGGTGGCGCTGTTCAACGGCGTCGGCGGCGGGGCGGTGGCCCTGATCGCCTGGGTCGAGTTCCGCACCACGGAGGGCTACGCACACGAGCCCGCGTACGTCGCGATCGCGTCGCTCTTCGCCGCGATCGTCGGTTCGGTGTCCTTCTGGGGCTCCAACATCGCGTTCGGGAAACTGCAGGAACTCATCTCCGGCCGCCCGATCACCCTCGGCAAGCTGCAGCAGCCGGTGAACGCGCTGGTGCTGATCGCCGCGATCGTCTTCGCGGTCGTCATCGCCACCGGCGGTGACGCCGAACTGCTGATGATCGGCCTGCTGGTCGCGGCGGGCGTGCTCGGCGTGGTGGTCGTGCTGCCGATCGGCGGCGCGGACATGCCGGTCGTCATCTCCCTGCTGAACGCGCTCACCGGGTTGTCTGCGGCGGCCATGGGTCTCGCGCTCGACAACACCGCGCTGATCGTGGCGGGCATGATCGTCGGCGCGTCGGGTTCGATCCTGACGAACCTGATGGCGAAGGCGATGAACCGGTCGATCCCGGCCATCGTCGCCGGCGGGTTCGGCGGTGGCACGGCGGTCGCGAGCAGCGGGTCCGGCGAGGTCCGGCCGGTCCGCAGCACCAGCGCGTCCGACACCGCGATCCAGATGGCGTACGCGAACAAGGTCGTGGTCGTCCCCGGTTACGGCATGGCCGTCGCGCAGGCGCAGCACGTGGTCCGCGAGATGGCGAAGCTGCTGGAGGCCAAGGGGATCACCGTCGAATACGCCATCCACCCGGTGGCGGGCCGGATGCCGGGGCACATGAACGTGCTCCTCGCCGAGGCCGACGTCCCGTACGAACAGCTCAAGGAAATGGACGAGATCAACTCCGAGTTCGCCCAGACCGACGTCGCGCTGGTGATCGGCGCGAACGACGTCACGAACCCGGCCGCGGAGACCGATCCGGGCTCGCCCATCTACGGGATGCCGATCCTCAAGGTGAACCACAGCCGGTCGGTGATCGTGCTCAAGCGCTCGATGAGCTCGGGCTTCGCCGGCATCGACAACGAGCTCTTCTACGATGCGAAGACAAGCATGCTCTTCGGCGACGCCAAATCGTCGGTGGGCGAGATCGTGGAGGAACTCAAAGCACTGTGA
- a CDS encoding NAD(P) transhydrogenase subunit alpha: MLVGSLAILVLAGFVGFTVISKVPNTLHTPLMSGTNAIHGIVLLGGLIVLGLGVDGVLNKILLVIAIAFGTINVVGGFLVTDRMLSMFKAKKPEDGGDK; encoded by the coding sequence ATGCTCGTAGGCAGCCTGGCGATCCTCGTACTCGCCGGATTCGTGGGATTCACCGTCATCTCGAAGGTGCCCAACACCCTGCACACCCCGCTCATGTCGGGGACCAACGCCATCCACGGCATCGTCCTGCTCGGCGGGCTGATCGTGCTCGGCCTCGGGGTGGACGGCGTACTGAACAAGATCCTGCTGGTGATCGCGATCGCCTTCGGCACGATCAACGTGGTCGGCGGCTTCCTCGTCACCGACCGGATGCTTTCGATGTTCAAGGCGAAGAAGCCGGAAGACGGTGGTGACAAGTGA
- a CDS encoding Re/Si-specific NAD(P)(+) transhydrogenase subunit alpha, with amino-acid sequence MAAENEQLTVGVVRETGQGERRVALVPKLIERVSGRGLRVVVEPGAGAGALLADEVFEQAGAVIGDPWDADIVVKVAPPSAAEVAKLKQGTILIGFLNPRADPDGIAALESAGVRAFAVEAIPRISRAQAMDALSSQSSVAGYRAVLLAAEKLTRFFPMLTTAAGTVPPAKVLVLGAGVAGLQALATAKRLGAQTTGYDVRPEVGEQVKSIGAKFLALGIEAAGEGGYARELTEEEKAEQQRRLTEAITRFDVVITTALVPGRKAPILVTADAVKGMPAGGVVVDLAGESGGNCELTKPGEEIVEHDVTICSPLNLAAEMPAHSSELYARNVTELLELLVDKEGKLALDFSDEIVAGACVAGARESEKQGGE; translated from the coding sequence GTGGCGGCAGAAAACGAGCAGCTCACGGTCGGTGTTGTCCGGGAGACCGGACAAGGTGAACGCCGCGTCGCGCTGGTACCGAAGCTCATCGAGCGCGTCTCAGGACGCGGACTGCGGGTGGTGGTCGAGCCCGGTGCGGGCGCCGGCGCGCTGCTCGCCGACGAGGTCTTCGAGCAGGCGGGCGCGGTGATCGGCGATCCGTGGGATGCCGACATCGTGGTGAAGGTGGCGCCTCCGAGCGCGGCCGAAGTCGCGAAGCTCAAGCAGGGCACCATCCTCATCGGCTTCCTGAATCCCCGGGCCGATCCGGACGGGATAGCGGCGCTGGAGTCGGCGGGCGTCCGCGCCTTCGCCGTCGAGGCGATCCCCCGGATCTCGCGCGCGCAGGCCATGGACGCCTTGTCGTCACAGAGCAGTGTCGCGGGTTATCGCGCGGTTCTGCTGGCAGCGGAGAAGCTCACCCGCTTCTTCCCGATGCTCACCACCGCGGCCGGAACGGTGCCGCCGGCGAAGGTGCTCGTGCTCGGCGCGGGTGTCGCCGGGCTGCAGGCCTTGGCGACGGCGAAACGGCTCGGCGCGCAGACCACCGGCTACGACGTCCGGCCCGAGGTCGGCGAGCAGGTGAAGTCGATCGGCGCGAAATTCCTCGCCCTCGGCATCGAGGCGGCCGGTGAAGGCGGGTACGCCCGCGAGCTGACCGAGGAGGAAAAGGCCGAGCAGCAACGCAGGCTCACCGAGGCGATCACGAGGTTCGACGTGGTGATCACCACCGCGCTCGTCCCCGGCCGCAAGGCGCCGATCCTCGTCACCGCCGACGCGGTGAAGGGGATGCCCGCCGGTGGTGTCGTGGTCGACCTCGCCGGCGAGTCCGGCGGCAACTGCGAACTGACGAAACCGGGCGAGGAGATCGTCGAGCACGACGTCACCATCTGCTCGCCGCTGAACCTGGCGGCGGAAATGCCGGCGCACTCCAGCGAGCTCTACGCGCGCAACGTCACCGAGTTGCTGGAACTGCTCGTCGACAAGGAGGGCAAGCTCGCGCTCGACTTCTCCGACGAGATCGTCGCCGGGGCCTGCGTGGCCGGAGCTCGCGAGTCCGAAAAGCAAGGGGGCGAGTGA
- a CDS encoding TetR family transcriptional regulator: MGDTAEAITLSVVTTEPVSRQERKQRTRQALLDAALELVAERGFSGLSLREVAKQAGIVPTAFYRHFASMDELGVALVEESMRTLRTMIRSARTKPAAYNDMIRTSVRILREHVRAHEAHFHFLTRERYGGTGPVRQAIGFELKLFVSELAVDLARFDNLREWLTEDLHLLADLIVTTMLTTVLELLETPSRDGEIVRTAERRLRLIFLGVPNWRSVP; the protein is encoded by the coding sequence GTGGGTGATACCGCGGAGGCGATTACGCTGTCGGTCGTGACAACTGAGCCCGTTTCCAGGCAGGAGCGCAAACAGCGCACGCGTCAGGCGCTGCTGGACGCGGCGCTGGAACTGGTGGCGGAACGAGGGTTCTCCGGGCTGAGTCTGCGTGAGGTGGCGAAACAGGCCGGGATCGTACCGACGGCCTTCTATCGCCATTTCGCATCGATGGACGAACTGGGCGTCGCGCTGGTGGAAGAGTCGATGCGCACCTTGCGCACGATGATCCGCTCCGCGCGCACCAAGCCCGCGGCGTACAACGACATGATCCGGACGTCCGTGCGCATCCTGCGCGAGCACGTGCGGGCGCACGAGGCCCACTTCCACTTCCTGACCAGGGAGCGCTACGGCGGCACCGGTCCGGTCCGGCAGGCGATCGGCTTCGAACTCAAGCTCTTCGTCAGCGAACTCGCCGTCGACCTCGCGCGGTTCGACAATCTTCGCGAATGGCTGACCGAAGATCTCCACCTGCTGGCGGACCTGATCGTGACGACCATGCTCACGACGGTGCTGGAACTGCTCGAAACACCTTCGCGTGACGGCGAGATCGTCCGCACCGCCGAACGGCGGCTGCGGTTGATCTTTCTGGGGGTGCCGAACTGGCGCAGCGTTCCGTGA
- a CDS encoding ferredoxin reductase, translated as MTALVPRRARRLASLAEALLTPHGMDRYLELVDPMLVRREIRGLVTGVRRQTPDTVTLTIRPSRAWRGHVAGQYVRVTVEIDGVRRTRCYSPAGSEHDGSLELTIKADPQGLVSRHLNRTVTIGSVLGLSTPDGEFTLPSPRPRRILLVSGGSGITPVLSMLRTLADERHEGDIAFLHYSNGAEDALYRAELADLARRLPGLRLVHAFTHTKTGGDLHGFFSKDHLAETVPWYPDAETFLCGPKPLMDSVREAFEADGLGAHLHTEEFTPPALTFDTENAEGQVRFARSGREFENSGKPLLEQAEDAGLSPEHGCRMGICFSCTQVKTSGCVRNAKTGETSSEENEEIQLCISVPVGDVEINA; from the coding sequence ATGACGGCACTGGTACCGCGCAGGGCCAGGCGGCTGGCCTCGCTGGCCGAGGCCCTGCTCACGCCCCACGGAATGGACCGCTACCTCGAACTCGTCGACCCGATGCTGGTCCGCCGCGAAATCCGCGGCCTGGTCACCGGCGTCCGGCGGCAGACGCCCGACACGGTCACGCTGACCATCCGGCCGAGCCGCGCCTGGCGCGGGCACGTCGCGGGCCAGTACGTGCGGGTGACCGTCGAGATCGACGGCGTCCGCCGGACCCGCTGCTACTCGCCCGCCGGTTCGGAGCACGACGGATCACTGGAACTGACCATCAAGGCCGATCCGCAGGGCCTCGTCTCACGGCACCTGAACCGCACGGTCACGATCGGCTCGGTGCTCGGTCTGTCCACTCCGGACGGTGAGTTCACGCTGCCCTCGCCGAGGCCGCGGCGGATCCTGCTGGTGAGCGGCGGGAGCGGGATCACGCCCGTCCTGTCGATGCTGCGCACGCTGGCCGACGAGCGCCACGAGGGCGACATCGCCTTCCTGCATTACTCCAACGGGGCCGAAGACGCGCTCTATCGCGCCGAGCTCGCCGACCTGGCCCGCCGCCTGCCCGGCCTGCGGTTGGTACACGCGTTCACTCACACGAAAACCGGCGGCGACCTGCACGGGTTCTTCTCGAAGGATCACCTCGCGGAGACCGTCCCCTGGTACCCCGACGCCGAGACCTTCCTGTGCGGTCCGAAGCCGCTGATGGATTCGGTCCGCGAGGCGTTCGAGGCCGACGGCCTCGGCGCACATCTGCACACCGAGGAGTTCACGCCGCCGGCGCTCACGTTCGACACCGAGAACGCCGAAGGACAGGTCCGGTTCGCACGCAGCGGCCGCGAGTTCGAGAACTCCGGGAAGCCGTTGCTGGAGCAGGCCGAAGACGCCGGGCTGAGCCCGGAACACGGTTGCCGGATGGGCATCTGCTTCTCCTGCACGCAGGTCAAGACGTCGGGCTGTGTGCGGAACGCCAAGACCGGCGAGACCTCCAGCGAAGAGAACGAAGAGATCCAGCTCTGCATCTCCGTCCCGGTCGGGGACGTCGAGATCAACGCTTAG
- a CDS encoding fatty acid desaturase family protein, which produces MTGLQDKLTPAQVEEFGRELDEIRQRIVADLGQVDVDYIHNVIKTQRALEVAGRGLLFAGFFPPAWIAGVTALSVAKILDNMEIGHNVMHGQYDWTRDPALSSQKFEWDNVAPAENWRHSHNYMHHTYTNILDKDRDIGYGVLRMDPAQKWHPYYLGNPVYAVALAFMFQWGVMLHDLEFDRIVKGERKWSDNKEVGLKMLKKAGRQVGKDYVLFPLLTGPLAPLTFLGNATANLTRNLWSFSIIFCGHFPADVESFTEEETENESRGQWYLRQILGSANITGGKLFHIMTGNLSHQIEHHLFPDIPARRYPEIAGEVRAICEKYGLPYNTGPLHKQLFSVAKKIVKLAMPWNGEPRTPATVESDKTLRAA; this is translated from the coding sequence ATGACAGGCTTGCAGGACAAACTGACCCCCGCCCAGGTCGAGGAGTTCGGCCGCGAACTGGACGAGATCCGGCAACGGATCGTCGCCGATCTCGGCCAGGTCGACGTCGACTACATCCACAACGTCATCAAGACCCAGCGCGCGCTCGAGGTCGCGGGCCGCGGGCTGCTGTTCGCCGGGTTCTTCCCGCCCGCGTGGATCGCCGGCGTGACCGCGCTTTCGGTGGCGAAGATCCTCGACAACATGGAGATCGGCCACAACGTCATGCACGGCCAGTACGACTGGACGCGTGACCCGGCGCTGAGCTCGCAGAAGTTCGAGTGGGACAACGTCGCGCCCGCCGAGAACTGGCGTCATTCGCACAACTACATGCACCACACCTACACCAACATCCTCGACAAGGACCGCGACATCGGTTACGGCGTCCTGCGGATGGACCCGGCGCAGAAATGGCACCCGTACTACCTCGGCAACCCGGTGTACGCCGTGGCGCTGGCGTTCATGTTCCAGTGGGGCGTCATGCTGCACGACCTCGAGTTCGACCGCATCGTCAAGGGCGAGCGCAAGTGGTCGGACAACAAGGAGGTCGGCCTGAAGATGCTCAAGAAGGCCGGTCGCCAGGTCGGCAAGGACTACGTGCTCTTCCCGCTGCTGACCGGTCCGCTCGCGCCGCTGACCTTCCTCGGCAACGCGACCGCGAACCTGACCCGCAACCTGTGGTCGTTCTCGATCATCTTCTGCGGGCACTTCCCCGCCGACGTCGAGAGTTTCACCGAGGAGGAGACCGAGAACGAGTCGCGGGGCCAGTGGTACCTGCGGCAGATCCTCGGCTCGGCGAACATCACCGGCGGCAAGCTCTTCCACATCATGACCGGGAACCTCTCGCACCAGATCGAGCACCACCTCTTCCCGGACATCCCGGCGCGCCGTTACCCGGAGATCGCGGGCGAGGTGCGGGCTATCTGCGAGAAGTACGGCCTGCCGTACAACACCGGCCCCCTGCACAAGCAGCTGTTCTCGGTGGCCAAGAAGATCGTGAAACTCGCCATGCCCTGGAACGGTGAACCCCGCACTCCCGCTACCGTGGAGAGCGACAAGACCCTCCGAGCGGCTTAA
- a CDS encoding sensor histidine kinase: MTTRFALPRRVLGAQLSRAYWAELAWVIIGAPLTLVFVALVVVGLVLGIGLSLLTVGLPVLIGVLAGARLIGAAHIALARALLGTTVTPPTRPELRPGLWNGVKSKIGDPIGWRSIAYLVIRLPLSFIEFFLVATLLTYAVSTLTYPLFWFILNGEAMPTFDLRVDTWLLTLPLALTGLAVLLATPWVVHGLTELDRLLVRGVLGAEDLSKRVRDLERSRATAVDDATRRLRRIERDLHDGAQAQLVALAMKLGIAKDELAGDGDLAQVTALVTAAHANAKQALVELRDLARGIHPAALDAGLDVALSTLAAGSGIDARITVTLPSRPSPSIETIAYFTVAELLTNAAKHTSAAIEVDVGIFGDGLRLVVRDGGEGGARPVRGGGLAGIAERLATVDGRLDIDSPPGGPTVISAEIPLRT, translated from the coding sequence GTGACCACCCGCTTCGCTCTGCCACGACGCGTCCTCGGCGCACAGCTGAGCCGCGCGTACTGGGCGGAACTGGCGTGGGTGATCATCGGCGCGCCGCTGACACTGGTGTTCGTCGCGCTCGTCGTCGTCGGGCTGGTCCTCGGGATCGGCCTGAGCCTGCTCACCGTCGGGCTGCCGGTGCTCATCGGTGTCCTGGCGGGCGCGCGGCTGATCGGCGCCGCGCATATCGCCCTGGCGCGGGCCCTGCTCGGGACCACGGTCACCCCGCCAACCCGGCCCGAGCTGCGGCCGGGTCTGTGGAACGGCGTCAAGAGCAAGATCGGGGATCCGATCGGCTGGCGGTCGATCGCCTACCTGGTGATCCGGCTGCCGCTGTCGTTCATCGAGTTCTTCCTGGTCGCGACGCTGCTCACATACGCCGTCAGCACGCTGACGTACCCGCTGTTCTGGTTCATCCTGAACGGCGAAGCCATGCCGACGTTCGACCTCCGCGTCGACACCTGGCTCCTGACCCTGCCGCTCGCCCTCACCGGGCTGGCCGTGCTGCTGGCGACGCCGTGGGTGGTCCACGGCCTGACCGAACTCGACCGCCTGCTGGTACGCGGCGTCCTCGGCGCCGAGGACCTCTCCAAACGCGTGCGCGACCTCGAACGCAGCCGGGCGACCGCCGTCGACGACGCGACGCGGCGGCTCCGCCGGATCGAGCGCGACCTGCACGACGGCGCCCAGGCCCAACTGGTCGCGCTGGCGATGAAGCTCGGCATCGCGAAGGACGAACTGGCCGGTGACGGCGACCTCGCGCAGGTCACCGCCCTGGTCACCGCCGCGCACGCCAACGCGAAACAGGCACTGGTCGAACTGCGCGACCTCGCCCGCGGCATCCACCCCGCCGCGCTCGACGCCGGCCTCGACGTCGCACTGTCCACTTTGGCCGCGGGCTCGGGCATCGACGCGCGGATCACCGTGACCCTGCCGAGCAGGCCGTCGCCGTCGATCGAGACCATCGCCTACTTCACCGTCGCCGAACTGCTGACCAATGCCGCCAAACACACTTCGGCCGCGATCGAGGTCGATGTGGGTATCTTCGGTGACGGCCTGCGGCTCGTCGTGCGGGACGGCGGCGAGGGCGGGGCGAGGCCGGTGCGGGGCGGCGGCCTCGCCGGGATCGCCGAACGGCTCGCGACGGTGGACGGCAGGCTCGACATCGACAGCCCTCCCGGAGGGCCTACGGTGATCAGCGCTGAGATACCACTACGGACATAG
- a CDS encoding response regulator transcription factor: MRVVIAEDSAILRAGLVELLNLREHEVVAAVADGDSLCAAVREHRPDVSIVDIRMPPTHTDEGLRASIALRAEMPGCAILLFSQYVETQYATELLADRAGGVGYLLKDRVAEVSDFLDALRRVAEGETVLDPEVVSQLFSATRKTDALAGLTPREREVLGLMAEGRSNSAIATALFLSAGSVEKYVSSIFGKLALPQSEGDNRRVLAVLRYLES; the protein is encoded by the coding sequence GTGCGCGTCGTGATCGCGGAGGATTCGGCCATCCTGCGGGCGGGGCTGGTCGAACTGCTGAACCTTCGGGAGCACGAGGTCGTCGCGGCCGTCGCCGACGGCGACAGCCTGTGCGCGGCGGTCCGCGAACACCGGCCGGACGTGTCCATTGTGGACATCCGGATGCCGCCGACGCACACCGACGAAGGCCTGCGCGCGTCCATCGCGCTGCGCGCGGAAATGCCGGGGTGCGCGATCCTGCTCTTCTCGCAGTACGTCGAGACGCAGTACGCGACGGAACTGCTGGCCGACCGCGCGGGCGGTGTCGGCTACCTGCTGAAGGACCGCGTCGCGGAGGTGTCGGATTTCCTCGACGCGCTTCGCCGCGTCGCCGAGGGCGAGACCGTGCTCGACCCCGAGGTGGTCAGCCAGCTCTTCAGCGCCACGCGGAAGACGGACGCGCTCGCCGGGCTGACCCCGCGGGAGCGGGAGGTGCTGGGTCTGATGGCCGAGGGCCGGTCGAACTCGGCCATCGCGACGGCGCTGTTCCTTTCGGCGGGCTCGGTGGAGAAGTACGTGTCGAGCATCTTCGGGAAGCTGGCGCTGCCCCAGTCCGAAGGGGACAACCGGCGGGTGCTCGCCGTGCTCCGGTATCTGGAGTCCTAG